AATTTGCGTGGCACTGGCCGTTAATGCCTGTTGCATCACCTGAGCCGAGGCAAATTTGCCAGTGCCGGTGAGTAAACGAGAGCTAAATGTTTTATCGGCGATCTGTAATGGTAACGTCATGGTTAACCTCCAGCGATGGCGCGAAACAGATCCACGTCGTCGTGTTCAGAAAGATAGGTATGGCTCCACTGGCTGCGTGGGATGACCTGTTGGTTTATCGCCACCGCGACACCGGCTTTAAGCTGATTTTGCGCGGATAACAGCGCTTCAAGGCTGCAAGATGATTCGAGTTGCAGCGACTCGCCGTTTAAGCGGATTTGCATGTCGGAAACTCCATCGAAGAAGATGATAAAGCAGAGGAATGACAAATCGGGCAAGTCGGATCAGCCTGCGTTTTCAGGCGCTGCCATTGCAGAGTTCGGCCATCAAAGCGCTGCAAAATGCCGGTTGGTCGTGGCAAATCACAGAGTAATTGCAGAGCCAGCAGTGCTTGCGCCGTGCCCAACATACCGACCACCGGGCCTACAATGCCCGCTTCGCGACAGCTCAATCCGGTCTCCTCATTGAGTGGAAACAGACAGTGATAACAGGCGGTTTGTTGCGTTGGCTCGATCAATAACAGTTGCCCTTCCCAACCCGTTGCTGCAGCCGTGATCAGTGGCTTTTGCGCACGAATACAGGCCACATTCACACGCTGACGGGTGAGCATGTTGTCTGAACAATCGAGCACTACATCGACTTGCGGCACGATTTCCGCCAATAAAGCTTCGTCCACCGCAAGTAGACTTTGGTATTTAACGGCAGGATTTAACGCAGTTAGATGAGCACAAGCCGCTTTAGTTTTCGGTTGATGGCGATCTGCTGTGCGATACAAAACTTGCCGCTGCAGATTACTGCTATCAACCTTGTCACCATCCGCCAGCCACAATTCACCGACACCGGCTGCCGCCAGATAAAGTGAAGCCGGAGAACCCAGCCCGCCTAAACCGACAATCAGCACTTTACTTTGTTTCAGTTTAAGCTGACCTGCTTCGCCGATTTCTGGCAGTAATATCTGCCGCCCGTAACGCAGAAATTCATCATCAGAGAGCATGTCAGTCATAAACAACCGCCTCTGGTATATTCCCTTCCACCAGCCGTAACAGACGCTCAGTCGCCACGTGTGGATCAGCTGCTTTAGTAATGGCACTCACCAACGCAATACTACCGACACCGGAAACTTGCACTTCTGGAACACGAGCTTCAGAAATACCACCGATAGCAACGGTTGGAAAATCACTGGCAAGCGCCACATAACGATCTAACCGCTGTAAGCCTTGCGGTTGCGATGGCATCTCTTTGGTTTGCGTCGGGAAGATATGGCCTAACGCAATATAGGAAGGTTGTAAGGCAAACGCGCGCGCTAAT
This window of the uncultured Tolumonas sp. genome carries:
- the thiS gene encoding sulfur carrier protein ThiS, giving the protein MQIRLNGESLQLESSCSLEALLSAQNQLKAGVAVAINQQVIPRSQWSHTYLSEHDDVDLFRAIAGG
- a CDS encoding HesA/MoeB/ThiF family protein, producing the protein MLSDDEFLRYGRQILLPEIGEAGQLKLKQSKVLIVGLGGLGSPASLYLAAAGVGELWLADGDKVDSSNLQRQVLYRTADRHQPKTKAACAHLTALNPAVKYQSLLAVDEALLAEIVPQVDVVLDCSDNMLTRQRVNVACIRAQKPLITAAATGWEGQLLLIEPTQQTACYHCLFPLNEETGLSCREAGIVGPVVGMLGTAQALLALQLLCDLPRPTGILQRFDGRTLQWQRLKTQADPTCPICHSSALSSSSMEFPTCKSA